A single Epinephelus lanceolatus isolate andai-2023 chromosome 22, ASM4190304v1, whole genome shotgun sequence DNA region contains:
- the LOC117246283 gene encoding RNA-binding protein 4.1-like, which produces MVKIFIGNLACNTSPEELRELFEKYGKVSECDIVKNYGFVHMNNMSEAEEAIRNLHQHQLNGWRMNVEMSKGRPKSTTKLHVSNLGEGVTADVLRAKFEEFGTVVECDIVKDYAFIHMERVEDAMDAIDKLDNVAYKGKLMSVQLSTSRLRTAPGMGDHTGCYVCGKHGHWSKDCPVGRNGSHGDGERGRSGRGPPRGPPGYGRGSYGMASPPEADYMGGSAYSRASYGLPPPPRRPSGYGYELGDRYASRAPGSYAERSSAYDRDRLYSSVDLYEKYRPRSYGSSYFEERRMSYLPPPPPPPSSLSKLSSSVDPYDRRPPASSAAAAAAYYARDRSPIRRVPVSSAGYAYERTRLSPVSGSRSSYAVARPKDHYAPRYAPY; this is translated from the exons ATGGTGAAAATATTTATTGGCAACCTTGCCTGCAATACGTCACCTGAGGAGCTGCGGGAACTCTTcgagaagtatggaaaagtcTCAGAATGTGACATTGTCAAAAACTATGGGTTTGTACATATGAACAACATGTCTGAAGCAGAGGAGGCCATCCGAAACCTCCACCAGCACCAGCTGAATGGCTGGCGCATGAATGTGGAGATGAGCAAAGGGAGGCCCAAGTCCACCACCAAACTGCACGTCAGCAACCTTGGTGAAGGGGTCACCGCTGATGTTCTACGTGCTAAGTTTGAAGAGTTTGGCACAGTGGTGGAGTGTGACATAGTGAAGGACTACGCCTTCATTCACATGGAGCGAGTGGAGGATGCTATGGATGCCATTGATAAGCTGGACAACGTGGCCTACAAAG GCAAGCTGATGAGCGTACAGCTGTCCACCAGTCGGCTTCGCACTGCCCCGGGAATGGGAGATCATACCGGCTGCTATGTCTGCGGGAAACATGGTCACTGGTCGAAAGATTGTCCTGTCGGTCGGAACGGTAGCCACGGTGACGGTGAAAGAGGTCGCAGCGGCCGGGGCCCCCCACGCGGTCCCCCGGGTTACGGCAGGGGCAGCTACGGGATGGCCTCACCTCCAGAAGCTGATTACATGGGTGGTTCTGCGTATAGTCGGGCTAGTTATGGCCTGCCGCCTCCCCCTCGCAGGCCTAGTGGTTACGGCTATGAGCTGGGGGATCGGTACGCCAGTAGAGCACCAGGCTCCTATGCTGAGAGGTCATCAGCTTATGATCGTGACCGTCTCTATAGCAGTGTTGACCTTTATGAGAAGTACAGACCTCGCTCTTATGGCTCAAGCTATTTCGAGGAGCGTCGCATGTCCTAtctcccccctcccccacctcccccttcctccctctcaAAGCTTTCCTCCAGTGTAGATCCATATGACCGTCGGCCTCCAGCTTCATCGGCCGCCGCAGCTGCCGCATACTATGCACGAGACCGCAGCCCGATCAGACGAGTACCAGTCTCCTCAGCAGGCTACGCCTATGAGCGAACACGGCTGTCACCGGTGTCAGGCTCCAGGAGTTCCTATGCTGTCGCACGACCCAAGGATCATTATGCGCCGCGCTATGCGCCTTACTAA